The Flavobacterium sp. 1 genome contains the following window.
GTAAAATGGAGAGATAAAGTTAAAAATGCTTTTGAAAAAAGAGAAGGCGAGAAACTGACTTTTACTCCTATTTTTATGGAAGCGGTAGCCAAAGCATTGAAAGATTACCCAGGAATGAATATTTCGGTACAAGGTGATTTTATCATAAAAAAGAAAGATATCAATCTTGGTATGGCGGCTGCTTTGCCTAATGGAAACTTAATTGTCCCTGTTATTAAAAATGCAGACCAATTAAACTTGGTTGGCATGGCTAAGGCGGTAAATGATTTAGGAAACCGTGCAAAAAACGGAAAACTAAAACCAGACGATACGCAAGGAGGAACTTATACGGTTACCAATGTTGGAACTTTTGGAAGTGTTTTCGGAACGCCAATCATCAATCAGCCGCAAGTGGGAATATTAGCACTGGGAGCTATTCGCAAAGTACCTGCGGTAATCGAGACTCCAGAAGGAGATTTTATAGGTATTCGCCAAAAAATGTTCTTGTCTCACAGTTATGATCACCGCGTTGTAGATGGTGCTTTAGGCGGAAGTTTTGTAAAACGCGTAGCTGAATATCTTGAAGCGTTTGATGTAAATAGAGATTATTAAATTCAAAATATGAATAGAGTTAAACCCGACAGATTTTTTTAATCTGTCGGGTTTTGATTTTTAATGGCAGTGTTTTTGGGGCAAAATAAATTAGTAAAATACGTGGTTTAAATTTATATTTGTACCAATTTCAAATACAAAAAATGGAACTCAAACTCAATAAGCCAATTTGTTTTTTCGACCTAGAAACTACAGGAATTGACATCGGAAAAGATAGAATTGTAGAAATATCGGTTTTTAAAGTTTTTCCCAACAGCAATAAAGAAAGCAAAACATGGCTAGTGAATCCAACGATTCCAATTCCGCCGCAATCAACGGCAATTCACGGCATCAGCAACGAAAAAGTGGCGAATGAACCTACTTTTAAGGAATTGGCTCCTCAGGTTTACAATATGATTAAGGACAGCGATTTGGCTGGATTTAATTCGGATCGATTTGATATACCGTTATTGGCAGAAGAATTATTGCGTGCCGGAGTTGATTTTGATATGAAAAATAGAGTTTCTGTAGATGTGCAGACTATTTTTCATAAAATGGAAGAACGTACCTTGAGTGCGGCTTTGAAGTTTTACTGCGGAAAAGGACTTGAAAATGCCCATTCTGCCGAAGCAGACACTATGGCGACTTATGAAATCCTAATGGCACAATTGGATCGTTACCCTGAATTGGAAAACGACATGAAATCGTTGTCTGAGTTTACTACCAGAAAAAAAATAGCAGACTTTGCTGGAATGATTGCTTTTGATGCGGATAACGAAGAGATTTTTACCTTTGGAAAGCACAAAGGTGCTAAAGTAGATAAGATTTTAGAAACAGAACCAGGCTATTACAGCTGGATTCAAAATGCGGATTTTCCTTTGTATACAAAGAAAGTCCTGACGGCGATTAAATTAAGAAAACTAAATACTAAAAATTAAGTGATTAGTGATTGGTGAGTAGTTTTTTTAGTGCTATTTACTATTTACTAATCACTATTTACTAATCACTAAAAAAGAATGAAAATCATTTGCATCGGCAGGAATTACGCCAATCATATTGAGGAATTAAAAAACGAACGCCCTTCGGAGCCGGTTATTTTTATGAAGCCGGATTCGGCTGTTTTATTAAAACAGCACCCTTTTGTAATTCCGGAATTTTCGGAAGATATTCATCACGAAATTGAGCTTATTGTAAAAATAAGTAAAGTGGGGAAATATATAGAATCAAAGTTTGCTCATAAATATTATGACGATATAAGTGTTGGGATTGATTTTACGGCTAGAGATTTACAGGCTAAATTGAAGGAAAAAGGATTGCCGTGGGAAAAAGCCAAAGCATTTGACGGTTCGGCGGTTATTGGAGATTTTTTGCCTAAAAGCAATTTTGTTTCGTTAGAAAATGTTAATTTTGAACTGAAAAATAATAATGTCGCAGTACAAAAAGGGAATTCCAGTATGATGATGTGGAATATTGATGAGTTGGTATCATACGTTTCACAGTTTTTTACTTTAAAGATTGGCGATATTATTTTTACCGGAACGCCGGCAGGAGTTGCATCAGTAAAGCCAAATGATGTTTTGGAAGGATTTTTAGAAGGACAAAAACTATTTAGAATACAAGTAAAATAATGGCTATAAAATACAATTTAGCAAAAGTGTACGCACTTTCAGATAATGATCCAGAGTTTGTGAATGAAATTTTGAATTTATTTGTTACTGAGGTTCCTGAAGATTTATCACAAATAGGAGAAGGGATTAAGAATAAAGACTATAAGCAAACCTATGCTTTTGCACACAAATTGAAACCGACATTAGATTTGTTAGGTTTAAACGTGGCATTCGAAGAAATTCTGCAGATTGAAGCCTGGACAAAAGCTGAAGGCAAAAAGAAAGAGATAATAGAAACATATAAAAGTGTTAAATCTCAAGT
Protein-coding sequences here:
- a CDS encoding Hpt domain-containing protein, translated to MAIKYNLAKVYALSDNDPEFVNEILNLFVTEVPEDLSQIGEGIKNKDYKQTYAFAHKLKPTLDLLGLNVAFEEILQIEAWTKAEGKKKEIIETYKSVKSQVKDAIKELRKDFDL
- a CDS encoding fumarylacetoacetate hydrolase family protein, whose translation is MKIICIGRNYANHIEELKNERPSEPVIFMKPDSAVLLKQHPFVIPEFSEDIHHEIELIVKISKVGKYIESKFAHKYYDDISVGIDFTARDLQAKLKEKGLPWEKAKAFDGSAVIGDFLPKSNFVSLENVNFELKNNNVAVQKGNSSMMMWNIDELVSYVSQFFTLKIGDIIFTGTPAGVASVKPNDVLEGFLEGQKLFRIQVK
- a CDS encoding 3'-5' exonuclease; amino-acid sequence: MELKLNKPICFFDLETTGIDIGKDRIVEISVFKVFPNSNKESKTWLVNPTIPIPPQSTAIHGISNEKVANEPTFKELAPQVYNMIKDSDLAGFNSDRFDIPLLAEELLRAGVDFDMKNRVSVDVQTIFHKMEERTLSAALKFYCGKGLENAHSAEADTMATYEILMAQLDRYPELENDMKSLSEFTTRKKIADFAGMIAFDADNEEIFTFGKHKGAKVDKILETEPGYYSWIQNADFPLYTKKVLTAIKLRKLNTKN